The following coding sequences lie in one Fundulus heteroclitus isolate FHET01 chromosome 20, MU-UCD_Fhet_4.1, whole genome shotgun sequence genomic window:
- the LOC118556130 gene encoding dynein light chain roadblock-type 1-like isoform X1 — MSEVEEIMKRILSHKGVEGVIIANTEGIILRSTLEDQSTVHHVALVQPLLMKAKKIVQDMNPEDELTYVRLRTEKNEEIIAADKDYFMISIQTPSL; from the exons ATG agtgaagtggaagaaataaTGAAGAGGATCCTGAGTCACAAAGGGGTTGAGGGAGTCATCATTGCCAACACTGAag GGATCATCTTACGGTCGACTCTGGAAGACCAGAGCACCGTGCATCACGTGGCTCTGGTCCAACCGCTGCTGATGAAGGCCAAGAAGATCGTGCAGGACATGAACCCGGAGGACGAGCTCACCTACGTGCGGCTCCGCACCGAGAAGAACGAGGAAATCATTGCTGCAG ATAAGGATTACTTCATGATCAGCATCCAGACGCCTTCGctctga
- the LOC118556130 gene encoding dynein light chain roadblock-type 1-like isoform X2, with protein MKRILSHKGVEGVIIANTEGIILRSTLEDQSTVHHVALVQPLLMKAKKIVQDMNPEDELTYVRLRTEKNEEIIAADKDYFMISIQTPSL; from the exons aTGAAGAGGATCCTGAGTCACAAAGGGGTTGAGGGAGTCATCATTGCCAACACTGAag GGATCATCTTACGGTCGACTCTGGAAGACCAGAGCACCGTGCATCACGTGGCTCTGGTCCAACCGCTGCTGATGAAGGCCAAGAAGATCGTGCAGGACATGAACCCGGAGGACGAGCTCACCTACGTGCGGCTCCGCACCGAGAAGAACGAGGAAATCATTGCTGCAG ATAAGGATTACTTCATGATCAGCATCCAGACGCCTTCGctctga